A part of Amycolatopsis camponoti genomic DNA contains:
- a CDS encoding ABC transporter permease: MTETQAPPQEALPVERKRFAFRADPRLLGLAGVLVVLCLVGQFTRPELFFTESNISTILRLAAAIGVVSVGMTFVIISGGIDLSVGSIVALSSVWLTTLATQSYGPWVMILCGLAVGLGCGLVNGVLVSYGKVVPFIATLAMYVSARGLAERISGRRTQVVADQDFLAFFRGALLGIPVLIWLFALVFAVGWVVLNRTTFGRRTYAVGGNIEASRLAGINVKRHLALVYGVAGLCCGIAALMVVARTTAGASTNGMFYELDAIAAVVIGGTLLTGGRGSLIGTLIGVLIFTVLSNLFTLNNLDTDIQNIAKGVIIVLAVLLQFRARKARTGP, translated from the coding sequence ATGACCGAAACCCAAGCACCGCCACAGGAAGCGCTTCCCGTCGAACGGAAGCGGTTCGCCTTCCGGGCCGACCCGCGGCTGCTCGGCCTGGCCGGGGTGCTCGTCGTCCTGTGCCTGGTCGGCCAGTTCACCCGGCCCGAGCTGTTCTTCACCGAAAGCAACATCTCCACGATCCTGCGGCTGGCCGCGGCGATCGGCGTGGTCAGCGTCGGGATGACGTTCGTGATCATCAGCGGTGGCATCGACCTGTCCGTCGGCTCGATCGTCGCGCTCTCGAGCGTCTGGCTGACGACGCTGGCCACCCAGTCCTACGGGCCGTGGGTGATGATCCTCTGCGGGCTCGCCGTCGGCCTCGGCTGCGGGCTGGTCAACGGCGTGCTCGTCTCCTACGGCAAGGTCGTGCCGTTCATCGCGACGCTCGCGATGTACGTCTCGGCGCGCGGGCTGGCCGAGCGGATCAGCGGCCGCCGCACGCAGGTGGTCGCCGACCAGGACTTCCTCGCCTTCTTCCGCGGCGCCCTGCTCGGCATCCCGGTGCTGATCTGGCTGTTCGCGCTGGTGTTCGCGGTCGGCTGGGTCGTGCTCAACCGCACCACCTTCGGCCGCCGGACCTACGCGGTCGGCGGCAACATCGAGGCGTCGCGGCTGGCCGGCATCAACGTCAAGCGCCACCTCGCGCTCGTCTACGGCGTCGCCGGGCTGTGCTGCGGGATCGCCGCGCTCATGGTCGTCGCGCGGACGACGGCGGGCGCCTCCACGAACGGCATGTTCTACGAGCTCGACGCCATCGCGGCGGTCGTCATCGGCGGCACGCTGCTCACCGGCGGCCGCGGCTCGCTGATCGGCACCCTCATCGGCGTGCTGATCTTCACGGTGCTGTCCAACCTCTTCACGCTCAACAACCTGGACACCGACATCCAGAACATCGCCAAGGGCGTGATCATCGTGCTCGCCGTGCTCTTGCAGTTCCGGGCCAGGAAAGCCAGGACCGGCCCGTAG
- a CDS encoding substrate-binding domain-containing protein, translated as MTEQPFLGRRGFLLGGAAVGAGALLAGCTSNTPAASESNAPVANAGNNAQPGKPITIGFSAPAADHGWIAAITKNAKAQAQKFSEVKFNATEGTNDVNQQISQVETLINAKVDVLVILPFDGKALTSVGQQAMDAGIPVINLDRVFDTPLAYRTWIGGDNYRMGVNAGNYIAAELKKKNVANPVIGEVAGIDSLPLTQERSKGFADALGRAGFKVGPRVSAQFTSESGEQQTANLLQGAPKLDALWNHDDDQGIGVNAAIDTAGRKEFIMVGGAGSKNMMNLIKADASPIKATVLYSPSMASTAVALARLLGQGKGIGDLAEHDIPAEITTYSAVVTKENVDQYLDVGFDS; from the coding sequence ATGACCGAACAACCTTTCCTCGGCCGCCGGGGATTCCTGCTGGGCGGGGCCGCCGTCGGCGCCGGCGCACTGCTGGCCGGCTGCACGTCGAACACGCCGGCGGCATCGGAGTCCAACGCTCCGGTCGCCAACGCGGGGAACAACGCCCAGCCGGGCAAGCCGATCACGATCGGCTTCTCCGCGCCGGCCGCCGACCACGGCTGGATCGCGGCGATCACCAAGAACGCCAAGGCCCAGGCGCAGAAGTTCAGCGAGGTGAAGTTCAACGCCACCGAGGGCACCAACGACGTCAACCAGCAGATCTCCCAGGTGGAGACGCTGATCAACGCCAAGGTCGACGTCCTGGTGATCCTGCCCTTCGACGGCAAGGCGCTCACCTCGGTCGGGCAGCAGGCGATGGACGCCGGCATCCCGGTGATCAACCTCGACCGCGTCTTCGACACCCCGCTCGCGTATAGAACGTGGATCGGCGGCGACAACTACCGGATGGGCGTCAACGCGGGCAACTACATCGCCGCGGAGCTCAAGAAGAAGAACGTCGCGAACCCGGTCATCGGCGAGGTCGCCGGGATCGATTCGCTGCCGCTGACCCAGGAACGCAGCAAGGGCTTCGCGGACGCGCTCGGGCGGGCCGGGTTCAAGGTCGGCCCGCGCGTCTCGGCGCAGTTCACGTCGGAGTCGGGTGAGCAGCAGACCGCGAACCTCCTGCAGGGCGCGCCCAAGCTGGACGCACTGTGGAACCACGACGACGACCAGGGCATCGGCGTCAACGCGGCGATCGACACCGCGGGCCGCAAGGAGTTCATCATGGTCGGCGGCGCCGGCTCGAAGAACATGATGAACCTGATCAAGGCCGACGCTTCGCCGATCAAGGCGACCGTGCTCTACAGCCCGTCGATGGCCTCGACCGCCGTCGCCCTCGCCCGCCTGCTCGGGCAGGGCAAGGGGATCGGCGACCTGGCCGAGCACGACATCCCGGCCGAGATCACGACGTACTCCGCGGTCGTCACGAAGGAGAACGTCGACCAGTACCTCGACGTCGGCTTCGACTCCTGA
- a CDS encoding Gfo/Idh/MocA family protein, with protein MSPARETIGIGMVGHAFMGAVHSHAWRSVHRFFDPPLVPRLAVLAGRDETRAKAAAEKFGWDAVETDWRKLIARDDVDLVDVCTPGDSHAEIAIAALEAGKHVLCEKPLANSVAEAEAMAEAARKARDRGVRAMVAFNYRRVPALAHARNLVASGALGEIRHVRSVYLQDWLSDPQAPMTWRLRRESAGSGALGDLGAHIVDAAQFVTGEVITGVSALTNTFVKRRPSENGGTDDVTVDDTALFLARLSGGAVASFEATRFALGRKNAMRLEINGSKASLAFDFESMNELQWYEGTGTEAGFRRILVTEPEHPYVGVWWPPGHLLGYEHTFTHEVADLLAAIGAGTDPTPGFDDGLRVQRVLDAVEQSAAAEAKWTAVEETR; from the coding sequence ATGAGCCCGGCACGGGAAACGATCGGGATCGGGATGGTGGGCCACGCGTTCATGGGTGCGGTGCATTCGCACGCCTGGCGCAGCGTCCACCGGTTCTTCGATCCACCGCTGGTGCCGAGACTCGCCGTCCTCGCCGGGCGCGACGAGACCCGGGCCAAGGCAGCGGCGGAGAAGTTCGGCTGGGACGCCGTCGAGACCGACTGGCGGAAGCTGATCGCCCGGGACGACGTCGACCTGGTCGACGTCTGCACGCCGGGGGACAGCCACGCCGAAATCGCGATCGCCGCGCTGGAGGCCGGGAAGCACGTGCTGTGCGAGAAGCCACTGGCCAACTCGGTCGCGGAAGCCGAGGCGATGGCCGAGGCGGCGCGGAAGGCCCGCGACCGCGGGGTCCGGGCCATGGTCGCCTTCAACTACCGCCGGGTGCCCGCGCTCGCGCACGCCAGGAACCTGGTGGCGAGCGGGGCGCTCGGCGAGATCCGGCACGTGCGGTCGGTCTACCTGCAGGACTGGCTGTCGGATCCCCAGGCGCCGATGACCTGGCGGCTGCGGCGCGAATCCGCCGGATCGGGTGCGCTGGGCGACCTCGGCGCGCACATCGTCGACGCCGCCCAGTTCGTCACCGGCGAGGTGATCACGGGCGTCTCGGCGCTGACGAACACCTTCGTGAAGCGGCGGCCGTCGGAGAACGGCGGCACGGACGACGTGACGGTCGACGACACCGCGTTGTTCCTGGCCCGGCTGTCCGGGGGAGCCGTCGCGAGCTTCGAGGCGACCCGGTTCGCGCTCGGGCGCAAGAACGCGATGCGGCTGGAGATCAACGGGTCGAAGGCGAGCCTCGCGTTCGACTTCGAGTCGATGAACGAGCTCCAGTGGTACGAGGGCACCGGCACCGAAGCGGGCTTCCGGCGGATCCTCGTCACCGAGCCGGAGCACCCGTACGTCGGGGTGTGGTGGCCGCCGGGCCACCTCCTCGGCTACGAGCACACGTTCACCCACGAGGTCGCCGACCTCCTGGCGGCCATCGGCGCGGGCACCGATCCCACGCCGGGCTTCGACGACGGCCTGCGCGTCCAGCGGGTGCTCGACGCCGTCGAACAGAGCGCGGCGGCGGAAGCGAAATGGACCGCGGTGGAGGAGACCCGATGA